The Pseudomonas extremaustralis genome contains a region encoding:
- a CDS encoding aldose epimerase family protein codes for MKHPRHLLSGLALSMLIASGGAQAGGLSSEQKPFGKTNDGTAVEQYILRNSHGMQATVITYGGVLQSLKVPDKHGKLDDVVLGFDDVQGYQRGTAFFGATIGRFGNRLAGGAFELDGKRYQVPLNDGPNALHGGAQGFDKRVWKAEPVKDKDSVGVKLSYLSKDGEMGFPGNLNTEVTYRLNDNNELHIDYTATTDTPTVLNLTNHSYFNLAGAGNGDILKHVASLHASHYTPVNATLIPTGELAPVKGTPMDFLKPTAIGQHIKDDHPQLKFAEPKQGGFDFNWALDTQGDVKQLAAEVHDPASGRRLQLYTSEPGVQFYTSNFLDGSVKGKGGKTYRHWSGFTLETQHFPDAPNQPNFASTRLNPGQTYTQHTIFKFSAD; via the coding sequence ATGAAGCACCCTCGACACCTGCTTTCCGGCCTGGCGCTCTCCATGCTGATCGCCAGCGGCGGCGCCCAGGCTGGCGGCTTGTCCAGCGAGCAAAAACCCTTCGGCAAAACCAACGACGGCACCGCCGTCGAACAGTACATCCTGCGCAACAGCCACGGCATGCAAGCCACGGTGATCACCTACGGCGGCGTGTTGCAGTCGCTGAAGGTGCCGGATAAACACGGCAAGCTCGACGACGTGGTCCTGGGGTTTGACGACGTGCAGGGCTATCAACGCGGCACGGCGTTTTTCGGCGCGACCATCGGGCGCTTCGGCAATCGCCTGGCTGGCGGCGCCTTTGAACTCGACGGCAAACGTTACCAGGTACCGCTCAACGATGGCCCCAACGCACTGCATGGCGGCGCCCAGGGTTTCGACAAGCGCGTGTGGAAAGCCGAACCGGTCAAGGACAAAGACTCGGTCGGGGTGAAGCTGAGCTATCTGTCCAAGGACGGTGAAATGGGCTTCCCCGGCAACCTGAACACCGAGGTCACCTACCGCCTGAACGACAACAACGAACTGCACATCGATTACACGGCCACCACCGACACACCCACGGTGCTCAACCTCACCAACCACAGCTACTTCAACCTGGCCGGCGCGGGGAACGGCGACATTCTCAAGCACGTCGCCAGCTTGCACGCCAGCCACTACACACCGGTGAATGCCACCTTGATCCCCACCGGCGAACTGGCTCCGGTCAAGGGCACGCCGATGGACTTCCTCAAGCCCACCGCCATCGGCCAGCACATCAAGGACGACCACCCGCAACTCAAATTCGCCGAGCCGAAACAGGGCGGGTTTGACTTCAACTGGGCACTGGACACCCAAGGCGACGTCAAGCAACTGGCCGCCGAAGTGCATGACCCTGCCTCGGGCCGACGCTTGCAGCTCTACACCAGCGAGCCGGGCGTGCAGTTCTATACCAGCAACTTCCTGGATGGTTCGGTGAAGGGCAAGGGCGGCAAAACCTATCGGCACTGGAGTGGTTTCACCTTGGAGACCCAGCACTTCCCGGATGCGCCTAACCAGCCGAACTTCGCCTCCACCCGCTTGAACCCAGGGCAGACCTATACCCAGCACACCATTTTCAAATTCTCCGCTGACTGA
- the yghU gene encoding glutathione-dependent disulfide-bond oxidoreductase, with protein sequence MTDYVPPKIWTWDTESGGTFASINRPIAGATHEKELPVGKHPLQLYSLATPNGQKVTILLEELLALGHTGAEYDAWLIKIGDGDQFGSGFVAVNPNSKIPALMDHSGAQPIRVFESGAILQYLAEKFGAFFPTEPAARAECLSWLFWQMGSAPYLGGGFGHFYAYAPSKMEYPINRFAMETKRQLDVLDKRLAVSEYIAGDAYTIADIAIWPWYGGLVKGRLYGAAEFLSVHEYKHVLRWADAIDARPAVQRGRRVNRVSGDDQLPERHDASDLD encoded by the coding sequence ATGACCGATTACGTACCTCCGAAAATCTGGACCTGGGACACCGAAAGCGGTGGCACCTTCGCCAGCATCAACCGCCCGATTGCCGGCGCGACCCATGAAAAGGAACTGCCGGTCGGCAAGCACCCGCTGCAACTGTATTCCCTGGCCACGCCCAACGGGCAGAAGGTCACCATCCTGCTCGAAGAGCTGCTGGCTCTCGGGCATACCGGGGCGGAATACGACGCCTGGCTGATCAAGATCGGCGATGGCGACCAGTTCGGCAGCGGTTTCGTCGCGGTCAACCCGAACTCGAAGATTCCCGCGTTGATGGACCACAGCGGCGCCCAGCCGATTCGTGTGTTCGAGTCCGGCGCGATCTTGCAGTACCTGGCCGAGAAGTTCGGCGCGTTCTTCCCCACTGAGCCTGCGGCCCGCGCGGAGTGCTTGTCGTGGCTGTTCTGGCAGATGGGCAGCGCGCCTTACCTGGGCGGTGGCTTCGGGCATTTCTATGCCTACGCGCCGAGCAAGATGGAATACCCGATCAACCGCTTCGCCATGGAAACCAAGCGTCAACTCGATGTGCTGGACAAGCGCCTGGCCGTGAGCGAATACATCGCCGGCGACGCCTACACCATTGCCGATATCGCCATCTGGCCCTGGTACGGCGGGCTGGTCAAAGGCCGCTTGTATGGCGCGGCAGAATTTCTGTCGGTGCATGAGTACAAACACGTACTGCGCTGGGCCGATGCGATTGACGCACGGCCGGCGGTGCAGCGTGGGCGGCGGGTCAATCGTGTTTCCGGCGACGATCAGTTGCCCGAACGGCATGACGCCAGCGATCTGGACTGA
- a CDS encoding undecaprenyl-diphosphate phosphatase, which yields MTNVCTAGLDVGFASLDYLQIFILGVIQGITELLPVSSTAHMRVVPALLGWQDPGSAFSAAMQLAALAAVVSYFWRDVRQVVSGSIGAVRQGDYNNQWFKLAVAIVLATVPIGIAGLALSSTLNACNSPLRGLMVIGISCVVMAVLLAAAELRARHTRDMGQMRLRDALIVGVAQIGALIPGVSRSGSTLTAALFLNFKREEAARFSFLLGLPAIALAGLKELWVLLHADMPAHAWPHLLFGLVVASVSAFFAIWGLMKFLERFSTWPFVIYRALLGVFLIVAVSTGWL from the coding sequence GTGACCAACGTCTGTACCGCCGGCCTGGATGTAGGCTTCGCTTCCCTGGACTACCTGCAGATCTTCATCCTGGGCGTGATCCAGGGCATTACCGAGCTGTTGCCGGTGTCGTCCACCGCCCACATGCGGGTGGTCCCCGCCCTGCTCGGCTGGCAGGACCCAGGCTCGGCGTTTTCGGCGGCGATGCAATTGGCCGCGCTGGCGGCGGTGGTCAGTTACTTCTGGCGCGATGTGCGCCAGGTGGTCAGCGGCAGCATCGGCGCGGTGCGCCAGGGCGACTACAACAACCAATGGTTCAAGCTGGCGGTGGCGATTGTGCTGGCGACCGTGCCGATCGGCATCGCCGGCCTGGCCTTGTCTTCGACCCTGAACGCCTGCAACTCGCCGTTGCGCGGGCTGATGGTGATTGGCATTTCCTGCGTGGTGATGGCGGTGCTGTTGGCGGCGGCCGAGTTGCGCGCCCGGCATACCCGGGACATGGGCCAGATGCGCCTGCGCGATGCCTTGATCGTCGGTGTTGCGCAGATCGGCGCCCTGATTCCAGGCGTGTCGCGCTCCGGCTCGACGCTGACGGCGGCGCTGTTCCTCAACTTCAAACGCGAAGAGGCCGCGCGCTTTTCCTTCCTGCTGGGCCTGCCGGCCATCGCCCTCGCCGGGCTGAAAGAGCTGTGGGTGCTGCTGCACGCGGACATGCCCGCCCATGCCTGGCCCCATCTGTTGTTTGGCCTGGTGGTGGCAAGCGTCTCGGCGTTCTTTGCGATCTGGGGCCTGATGAAGTTCCTGGAGCGTTTCTCCACCTGGCCGTTCGTGATCTACCGCGCGCTGCTGGGGGTGTTCCTGATCGTCGCCGTCAGCACCGGCTGGCTGTAG
- a CDS encoding substrate-binding domain-containing protein: MNRRRAIRSLCCAAVAVSAIGLSGLSLAAEAVKIGFLVKQAEEPWFQTEWAFAEKAGKEHGFTVIKIAVPDGEKTLSAIDSLAANGAKGFVICPPDVSLGPAIVAKAKVNGLKVMAVDDRFVDAKGNFMEDVPYLGMAAFEVGQKQGAAMAAEAKKRGWDWKDTYAVINTFNELDTGKKRTDGSIKSLEEAGIPKDHILTAALKTLDVPGSMDATNSALVKLPSGAKNLIIGGMNDNTVLGGVRATESAGFAAANVIGIGINGTDAIGELKKANSGFFGSMLPSPHIEGYNTALMMYEWVTTGKEPPKYTAMDEVTLITRANFQEELTKIGLWK, translated from the coding sequence ATGAATCGTCGTCGTGCTATCCGTTCCTTGTGCTGCGCCGCCGTGGCGGTCTCGGCCATCGGCTTGAGTGGGCTGTCGCTGGCCGCCGAAGCCGTGAAAATCGGTTTCCTGGTCAAGCAAGCCGAAGAACCCTGGTTCCAGACCGAATGGGCCTTCGCCGAAAAAGCCGGCAAGGAACATGGTTTCACCGTGATCAAGATCGCCGTGCCCGATGGCGAGAAGACGCTGTCGGCCATCGACAGCCTGGCCGCCAACGGTGCCAAGGGCTTTGTGATCTGCCCGCCGGATGTGTCCCTCGGCCCGGCGATTGTCGCCAAGGCCAAGGTCAATGGCCTGAAGGTCATGGCCGTGGATGATCGCTTCGTCGATGCCAAGGGCAACTTCATGGAAGACGTGCCGTACCTGGGCATGGCCGCCTTCGAAGTCGGTCAGAAGCAGGGCGCGGCGATGGCCGCCGAGGCGAAAAAACGTGGCTGGGACTGGAAGGACACCTACGCGGTGATCAACACCTTCAACGAACTCGACACCGGCAAGAAACGCACCGACGGTTCGATCAAATCCCTCGAAGAAGCCGGGATTCCCAAGGACCACATCCTCACCGCCGCGCTCAAAACCCTCGACGTGCCGGGCAGCATGGACGCCACCAACTCGGCCCTGGTCAAGCTGCCCAGTGGCGCGAAAAACCTGATCATCGGCGGCATGAACGACAACACCGTGCTCGGCGGCGTGCGCGCCACCGAAAGCGCCGGGTTTGCCGCCGCCAACGTGATCGGCATCGGCATCAATGGCACCGACGCCATCGGCGAATTGAAGAAGGCCAACAGCGGCTTCTTCGGCTCGATGCTGCCCAGCCCGCACATCGAGGGCTACAACACTGCGCTGATGATGTACGAGTGGGTCACCACCGGTAAGGAGCCGCCGAAGTACACGGCCATGGACGAAGTGACGCTGATCACCCGCGCCAACTTCCAGGAAGAACTGACCAAGATCGGGTTGTGGAAATGA
- a CDS encoding SMP-30/gluconolactonase/LRE family protein — protein MPFHAVTAHRAQLGEGPFWDVDTQALYWVNIAGKQALRLMGGRLRVWQLPEPVSAFIPCERGDALVTLSSGVYRLDLVTEALTLLCVADPQPGNRGNEARCDANGRLWLGTMQNNIGAQGEDLPITRRSGGLFRIDTDGQVTPLLHGLGIPNTLLWSDDGAHVHFGDSLDGTLYRHAIQADGQLAPAQAWFGPHTRGGPDGSAMDVEGYIWNARWDGSCLLRLTPDGAVDRILELPISRPTSCVFGGPNLTTLYITSAASPLDHPLDGAVLAIEVDVPGKPCHRFAG, from the coding sequence ATGCCGTTTCACGCCGTCACCGCGCATCGTGCGCAACTGGGAGAGGGGCCGTTCTGGGACGTGGATACCCAGGCGTTGTATTGGGTCAACATCGCCGGCAAACAGGCGCTGCGCCTGATGGGCGGGCGGCTGCGGGTGTGGCAGTTGCCCGAGCCCGTCTCGGCGTTCATCCCCTGTGAGCGCGGCGATGCGCTGGTGACCTTGAGCAGCGGCGTGTATCGGCTGGACCTGGTCACCGAAGCCTTGACCCTGCTGTGCGTGGCCGACCCGCAACCGGGCAACCGTGGCAATGAAGCGCGCTGCGATGCCAATGGCCGGCTGTGGCTGGGCACCATGCAGAACAACATCGGCGCGCAGGGCGAAGACTTGCCCATCACCCGGCGCTCCGGCGGCCTGTTTCGCATCGATACCGATGGCCAGGTCACGCCGTTGCTCCACGGCCTGGGCATTCCCAATACCTTGCTGTGGAGTGATGACGGCGCGCACGTGCACTTCGGCGACAGCCTGGACGGCACGCTGTACCGCCATGCAATCCAGGCGGACGGCCAGTTGGCACCGGCCCAGGCGTGGTTCGGCCCGCACACGCGCGGCGGGCCGGACGGCTCGGCGATGGACGTCGAAGGCTACATCTGGAACGCGCGCTGGGACGGCAGTTGCCTGCTGCGCTTGACACCCGACGGTGCGGTGGACCGCATCCTCGAATTGCCCATCAGCCGCCCCACCAGTTGCGTGTTCGGTGGCCCCAACCTCACCACGCTGTACATCACCAGCGCCGCCAGCCCTTTGGATCACCCGCTGGACGGCGCGGTATTGGCCATCGAGGTCGATGTGCCAGGCAAACCCTGTCACCGCTTCGCCGGCTAA
- a CDS encoding SDR family NAD(P)-dependent oxidoreductase: protein MSTEHAVYPDLKGKAVLISGGASGIGEFMVRAFAAQGAKVGFVDRAQSQGERLAALLSSQGHTVEFVCCDITDEIAYKAAIARFEHSLGPITVLVNNAANDVRHTLEEIDSETFDRLIAVNLKHAFFAAKAVVPMMKNAGFGSIINLGSVGWMMASAGYPVYAASKAAAHGMTRALARELGPNGIRVNTLVPGWVMTEKQLALWVDDAAKELISRSQCLPGSVLPEHIANMALFLASDVSAMCSAQNFIVDGGWV, encoded by the coding sequence ATGAGCACTGAACACGCGGTTTATCCCGACCTCAAAGGCAAGGCTGTGTTGATTTCCGGCGGCGCCTCGGGGATTGGCGAATTCATGGTGCGGGCCTTTGCTGCGCAGGGGGCCAAGGTGGGGTTTGTGGACCGCGCTCAAAGCCAGGGCGAACGCCTGGCGGCGCTGTTGAGTTCCCAGGGGCATACCGTCGAGTTTGTCTGTTGCGACATCACCGATGAGATCGCCTACAAGGCAGCCATCGCGCGTTTTGAACACTCACTGGGGCCGATCACCGTGCTGGTGAACAACGCCGCCAATGACGTGCGTCACACCCTGGAGGAAATCGATTCGGAAACATTCGACAGGCTGATCGCCGTCAACCTCAAGCACGCCTTCTTCGCCGCCAAGGCCGTGGTGCCGATGATGAAAAACGCAGGCTTTGGTTCGATCATCAACCTCGGCTCGGTCGGCTGGATGATGGCCTCCGCCGGCTACCCGGTGTACGCCGCCAGCAAGGCCGCCGCCCATGGCATGACCCGTGCCCTGGCACGCGAGCTGGGGCCGAACGGTATCCGTGTCAACACCCTGGTACCGGGCTGGGTGATGACGGAAAAACAACTGGCCCTGTGGGTGGATGACGCCGCCAAGGAACTGATCAGCCGCAGCCAGTGCCTGCCGGGGAGTGTGTTGCCGGAACACATCGCCAACATGGCGTTGTTTCTTGCCTCCGATGTGTCGGCGATGTGTTCGGCGCAGAACTTTATCGTGGACGGCGGTTGGGTGTAG
- a CDS encoding GNAT family N-acetyltransferase, whose protein sequence is MPETTVELIQTGPEHAELIRNLYQYYAYESSDWEQEDVETDGRFYIHDEHLNRYWHDPQWSANLLLVDGYIAGFLLIEGSELPGIDALELADLFILKRYRRKGIGSAIATQVLCSGEANWLVRFYDQDEVSQAFWRTVLDNLPRPVNTIELDDEPQLVSYLITRAALH, encoded by the coding sequence ATGCCTGAAACCACCGTCGAACTGATCCAGACCGGCCCGGAGCATGCCGAGCTGATCCGCAATCTCTACCAGTACTACGCCTATGAGTCGTCGGACTGGGAGCAGGAAGATGTCGAGACCGATGGCCGCTTCTACATCCATGACGAGCACCTGAACCGTTACTGGCACGACCCGCAGTGGAGCGCCAACCTGCTGCTGGTCGATGGCTATATCGCCGGGTTCCTGCTGATCGAAGGCAGTGAGTTGCCGGGCATCGATGCCCTGGAACTGGCCGACCTATTCATCCTCAAGCGCTACCGCCGCAAAGGCATCGGCAGCGCCATCGCCACCCAGGTGCTGTGCAGCGGCGAGGCCAATTGGCTGGTGCGGTTTTACGATCAGGACGAAGTGTCCCAGGCGTTCTGGCGCACGGTGCTGGATAACCTGCCGCGCCCGGTGAACACCATCGAGTTGGACGACGAGCCGCAATTGGTGAGTTACCTGATTACCCGGGCGGCGCTGCACTAA
- a CDS encoding LysR substrate-binding domain-containing protein — protein MSAFPPLTCLRSFEATSRLGSVTLAAKELHVTHSAISQQIKVLEEIVGLTLFVREGRGLRVSEDGRLYALQIRKALGDIAEATRLLQAQPKIDELVVAVLPSFGRSWLLPRLPGFQRLYPHISIRLQASLTVSNLHQESVDIGIRMGKGDWEGVEQQLLFHDDVVVVAAPHFNRGRLPQTPQQIVDSPIIYNTESWLPWCEAAGVEMGRERKGLCSNDSNLVLEAVRLGQGIALERRSLVHDAIERGELVQLSDVSAPYAYPYWLVWPPRERSEGKQREFSQWLSGEVERYLGQLKAPT, from the coding sequence ATGAGTGCATTTCCTCCGTTGACCTGCCTGCGCAGTTTCGAAGCCACTTCCAGGTTAGGAAGCGTCACCCTGGCGGCCAAGGAATTGCACGTCACGCACTCGGCGATCAGCCAGCAAATCAAGGTATTGGAGGAGATTGTCGGGTTGACCCTGTTCGTGCGGGAAGGCCGTGGCTTGCGGGTCAGCGAGGATGGGCGCCTCTACGCATTGCAGATCCGCAAGGCCCTGGGGGATATCGCCGAGGCCACGCGATTACTCCAGGCACAACCCAAGATCGATGAGCTGGTGGTGGCGGTATTGCCCTCGTTCGGTCGTTCCTGGCTGTTGCCGCGGCTACCGGGTTTCCAGCGGCTCTACCCGCATATCAGCATTCGCCTGCAAGCGAGCCTGACGGTCTCCAACCTGCATCAAGAGTCGGTGGATATCGGCATCCGCATGGGCAAGGGCGATTGGGAGGGGGTCGAGCAGCAGCTGTTGTTTCACGATGACGTGGTGGTGGTCGCCGCCCCGCATTTCAATCGTGGGCGCCTGCCGCAGACGCCGCAGCAGATTGTCGACAGCCCGATCATCTACAACACCGAGTCCTGGCTGCCCTGGTGCGAGGCCGCGGGCGTCGAGATGGGGCGTGAGCGCAAGGGCCTGTGCAGTAACGATTCGAACCTGGTACTGGAAGCGGTTCGTCTGGGGCAGGGCATCGCCCTGGAACGCCGCAGCCTGGTGCACGACGCCATCGAGCGGGGAGAGCTGGTGCAGTTGAGCGATGTCAGCGCGCCCTATGCCTATCCCTATTGGCTGGTCTGGCCACCGCGGGAACGTTCGGAAGGCAAGCAACGGGAGTTTTCCCAATGGTTGTCCGGGGAAGTCGAACGCTACCTTGGGCAGTTGAAAGCACCCACTTGA
- the araG gene encoding L-arabinose ABC transporter ATP-binding protein AraG: MSAAALRFDGIGKTFPGVKALDGISFSAQPGQVHALMGENGAGKSTLLKILGGAYIPSSGSVQIGAQTMAFKCAADSIASGVAVIHQELHLVPEMSVAENLFLGHLPTRFGVVNRRLLRQQALACLKGLADEIDPDEKLGRLSLGQRQLVEIAKALSRGAHVIAFDEPTSSLSAREIERLMAIITRLRDEGKVVLYVSHRMEEVFRICDAVTVFKDGRYVRTFDDMSTLSHDQLVTCMVGRDIQDIYDYRPREHGDVALKVDGLLGPGLREPVSFEVRKGEILGLFGLVGAGRTELFRLLSGLERASAGSLELCGQPLQLRSPRDAIAAGVLLCPEDRKKEGIIPLSSVAENINISARGAHSRFGWLLRDGWEKGNAERQITAMKVKTPNAEQKILYLSGGNQQKAILGRWLSMPMKVLLLDEPTRGIDIGAKAEIYQIIHNLAASGIAVIVVSSDLMEVMGIADRILVLCEGAMRGEQTRAHATESNLLQLALPRGLAN, translated from the coding sequence ATGAGTGCAGCGGCACTGCGTTTTGACGGCATCGGCAAAACCTTCCCCGGGGTCAAGGCGCTGGACGGCATCAGCTTCAGCGCCCAGCCGGGGCAGGTGCACGCGTTGATGGGCGAGAACGGCGCGGGTAAGTCGACGCTGCTGAAGATCCTCGGCGGCGCCTACATTCCGAGCAGCGGCAGCGTGCAGATCGGCGCACAGACCATGGCGTTCAAATGCGCCGCCGACAGCATCGCCAGCGGCGTCGCGGTGATCCACCAGGAGCTGCACCTGGTGCCGGAAATGAGCGTCGCCGAGAACCTGTTCCTCGGGCACTTGCCGACGCGTTTCGGCGTGGTCAACCGCCGGCTGCTGCGCCAACAGGCGCTGGCGTGCCTCAAGGGCCTGGCCGATGAAATCGATCCGGATGAAAAACTCGGACGCCTGTCCCTCGGCCAGCGGCAACTGGTGGAAATCGCCAAGGCCTTGTCCCGTGGTGCCCATGTAATCGCCTTCGACGAACCCACCAGCAGCCTGTCGGCGCGGGAGATCGAGCGCTTGATGGCGATCATCACGCGCCTGCGCGACGAGGGCAAAGTGGTGCTCTATGTGTCCCATCGCATGGAAGAAGTGTTCCGCATCTGCGACGCGGTCACGGTGTTCAAGGACGGGCGCTACGTGCGCACGTTTGACGACATGAGCACGCTGAGCCACGACCAGTTGGTGACGTGCATGGTCGGCCGCGATATCCAGGACATCTACGATTACCGCCCGCGCGAGCACGGTGACGTGGCGCTCAAGGTCGACGGTTTGCTCGGCCCGGGGTTGCGCGAGCCGGTCAGTTTTGAGGTGCGCAAGGGCGAGATTCTTGGCCTGTTCGGGCTGGTGGGGGCCGGGCGCACGGAGCTGTTTCGCCTGCTCAGCGGCTTGGAGCGCGCCAGCGCCGGCAGCCTGGAGCTGTGTGGTCAGCCGCTGCAACTGCGCTCGCCCCGCGACGCCATCGCCGCCGGCGTGCTGCTGTGCCCGGAGGACCGCAAGAAGGAGGGCATCATTCCGCTGTCCAGCGTCGCGGAGAACATCAACATCAGCGCGCGCGGCGCCCATTCGCGCTTCGGCTGGCTGCTGCGCGACGGCTGGGAAAAGGGCAACGCCGAGCGGCAAATCACTGCGATGAAGGTCAAGACGCCGAACGCCGAGCAGAAAATCCTCTACCTGTCCGGCGGCAATCAGCAGAAGGCCATCTTGGGCCGTTGGCTATCGATGCCGATGAAAGTGTTGCTGCTCGACGAACCCACGCGCGGCATCGACATCGGCGCCAAGGCCGAGATCTACCAGATCATCCATAACCTGGCGGCCAGCGGCATTGCGGTGATCGTGGTGTCCAGCGACCTGATGGAAGTGATGGGCATTGCCGACCGCATCCTGGTGCTGTGCGAAGGCGCGATGCGCGGCGAACAGACCCGCGCCCACGCCACTGAATCCAACCTGCTGCAGCTGGCGTTGCCGCGCGGCCTGGCGAACTGA
- the araH gene encoding L-arabinose ABC transporter permease AraH gives MTTQHKLLATARKPLDTRALLDNWAMLLAALGIFLLCALLIDNFLSPLNMRGLGLAISTVGIAACTMLFCLASGHFDLSVGSVIACAGVVAAIVMRDTDSVLLGIGAALLMGLIVGLINGIVIAKLRVNALITTLATMQIVRGLAYIFADGKAVGVSQEQFFIFGNGQLLGVPVPILITIVCFVFFGWLLNYTTYGRNTMAIGGNPEAALLAGVNVDRTKILIFAVHGLIGALAGVILASRMTSGQPMIGQGFELTVISACVLGGVSLSGGVGMIRHVIAGVLILAIIENAMNLKNIDTFYQYVIRGSILLLAVVIDRMKQR, from the coding sequence ATGACCACTCAACACAAGCTGCTGGCGACGGCCCGCAAACCCCTCGATACGCGTGCGCTGCTGGACAATTGGGCGATGCTGCTGGCGGCGCTGGGGATTTTTCTGCTGTGCGCCTTACTGATCGACAACTTCCTCTCGCCGCTGAACATGCGCGGGTTGGGCCTGGCGATTTCCACCGTGGGCATCGCCGCGTGCACCATGTTGTTCTGCCTGGCGTCAGGGCACTTCGACTTGTCGGTGGGCTCGGTGATCGCCTGCGCCGGGGTGGTGGCGGCGATCGTAATGCGCGACACCGACAGCGTCCTGCTGGGCATCGGCGCGGCGCTGCTGATGGGCCTGATCGTCGGGCTGATCAACGGCATCGTGATCGCCAAGCTGCGGGTCAACGCGCTGATCACCACCCTGGCGACCATGCAGATCGTACGCGGCCTGGCGTACATCTTTGCCGACGGCAAGGCGGTGGGGGTGTCCCAGGAACAGTTCTTTATCTTTGGTAACGGCCAGTTGCTGGGCGTGCCGGTGCCGATCCTGATCACGATTGTGTGCTTTGTATTTTTCGGCTGGCTGCTCAACTACACCACCTACGGACGCAACACCATGGCCATCGGCGGCAACCCGGAAGCGGCATTGCTCGCCGGGGTGAATGTCGACCGCACCAAGATCCTGATCTTCGCCGTGCACGGCTTGATCGGCGCGTTGGCCGGGGTGATCCTCGCCTCGCGCATGACCTCGGGCCAACCGATGATCGGCCAGGGCTTCGAGCTGACGGTGATTTCGGCGTGCGTGCTGGGCGGGGTGTCGCTGAGCGGCGGGGTAGGGATGATCCGCCATGTGATTGCCGGAGTATTGATCCTGGCGATCATCGAGAACGCGATGAACCTGAAGAACATCGACACGTTTTACCAGTATGTGATCCGCGGTTCGATCCTGTTGCTGGCAGTGGTGATCGACCGCATGAAACAACGCTGA
- a CDS encoding glutathione S-transferase family protein has product MKLVGMLDSPYVRRVAISLDLYGVDFVHEPLSVFRSFTEFSRINPVVKAPTLVLDDGTVLMDSSLILDYLEALAPADKKLLPQRPTARARDLQILGLALAACEKSVQIVYEHNLRPAEKQHAPWIERVTGQLLAAYTLLDKHLAPADSEALTQASLTAAVAWSFSQFTVASVVKAAAFPHLQRHAERLEQHPAFKRYPIE; this is encoded by the coding sequence ATGAAACTGGTCGGCATGCTGGACTCGCCCTATGTGCGCCGCGTCGCAATTTCCCTGGACCTGTATGGGGTGGATTTTGTGCATGAACCCTTGTCGGTGTTCAGATCGTTCACCGAGTTTTCCCGGATCAACCCGGTGGTCAAGGCGCCGACCCTGGTGCTGGACGATGGCACGGTGTTGATGGATTCCAGCCTGATCCTCGACTACCTGGAGGCCCTGGCCCCGGCCGACAAAAAGCTGCTGCCCCAACGCCCCACCGCTCGCGCCCGTGATTTGCAGATACTCGGGCTCGCCCTGGCCGCCTGCGAGAAAAGTGTGCAGATCGTCTACGAACACAACCTGCGGCCGGCAGAGAAGCAGCATGCGCCCTGGATCGAACGCGTGACCGGCCAGTTGCTGGCCGCCTATACGCTGCTCGACAAACACCTGGCCCCGGCCGACAGCGAAGCGCTGACCCAGGCGTCGTTGACGGCAGCGGTGGCCTGGTCCTTCAGCCAGTTCACCGTGGCATCGGTGGTGAAGGCCGCTGCGTTCCCCCACCTGCAACGCCACGCCGAGCGGCTGGAGCAGCACCCGGCGTTCAAGCGCTACCCCATCGAATGA